One genomic window of Nocardioides daphniae includes the following:
- a CDS encoding proton-conducting transporter membrane subunit → MNWLVPFPVILPLLGAGLSLVLSGRPRLQRWLSVAVLLAMGVVAAVLMVQADTSGPQTLWVGAWPETVGIVLVADRLASLMLLVSAVVTLAVLGYSIGQGMVEDEESAPLAVYHPTFLVLVAGVANAFLAGDLFNLFVSFEMLLFASYVLLTLGGTDARIRAGTIYVLVALLSSSLFLITLAVTYATTGTLTLAHLGERLAQVDPDVSLMIQLLLLTTFAIKAAVFPLSFWLPDSYPTAPAPVTAVFAGLLTKVGVYAILRMQMVLFPDSPLTDLLLWVALLTMLIGILGAIAQSDIKRMLSFTLVSHIGYLVLGIAVSGQHGVAGTIFYVVHTSPCRPRSSWWSGSWSAAPARPRCCASAAWPGSPRCSRCSSSSLR, encoded by the coding sequence GTGAACTGGCTCGTCCCCTTCCCCGTCATCCTGCCGCTCCTGGGCGCCGGCCTCTCGCTCGTGCTCTCGGGGCGGCCGCGCCTCCAGCGCTGGCTCAGCGTCGCGGTCCTGCTGGCGATGGGCGTGGTCGCCGCGGTGCTCATGGTCCAGGCCGACACCTCCGGTCCGCAGACGCTGTGGGTCGGGGCGTGGCCGGAGACCGTCGGCATCGTGCTGGTGGCCGACCGCCTGGCCTCGCTGATGCTGCTGGTCAGCGCCGTCGTGACGCTGGCGGTCCTCGGCTACTCCATCGGTCAGGGCATGGTCGAGGACGAGGAGTCGGCGCCGCTGGCCGTCTACCACCCGACCTTCCTGGTGCTGGTGGCCGGCGTCGCCAACGCGTTCCTGGCGGGCGACCTCTTCAACCTCTTCGTCTCCTTCGAGATGCTGCTCTTCGCGTCCTACGTGCTGCTCACCCTCGGCGGCACCGACGCGCGCATCCGCGCCGGCACGATCTACGTCCTCGTCGCGCTGCTGTCGTCGTCGCTCTTCCTGATCACCCTGGCGGTGACCTACGCGACGACCGGCACCCTGACCCTGGCGCACCTGGGGGAGCGGCTGGCCCAGGTCGACCCCGACGTGTCGCTGATGATCCAGCTGCTCCTGCTGACGACCTTCGCGATCAAGGCGGCGGTCTTCCCGCTGTCGTTCTGGCTGCCCGACTCCTACCCGACCGCGCCTGCCCCGGTCACCGCGGTCTTCGCCGGCCTGCTGACGAAGGTCGGTGTCTACGCGATCCTGCGCATGCAGATGGTGCTCTTCCCCGACTCGCCGCTGACCGACCTGCTGCTGTGGGTGGCGCTGCTGACGATGCTGATCGGCATCCTCGGCGCCATCGCACAGAGCGACATCAAGCGCATGCTCTCCTTCACCCTGGTCAGCCACATCGGCTACCTGGTGCTCGGCATCGCGGTCAGCGGCCAGCACGGCGTCGCCGGCACCATCTTCTACGTCGTCCACACATCACCGTGCAGACCGCGCTCTTCCTGGTGGTCGGGCTCGTGGAGCGCCGCGCCGGCTCGACCTCGCTGCTGCGCATCGGCGGCCTGGCCCGGATCGCCCCGCTGCTCGCGGTGCTCTTCTTCGTCCCTGCGATGA
- a CDS encoding proton-conducting transporter membrane subunit, protein MERRAGSTSLLRIGGLARIAPLLAVLFFVPAMNLAGIPPFSGFIGKVGLIQATIDLGTPLAWALVVGGVLTSLLTLYAVAKTWSVVFWRTPEEAHEALVELNALDAQPSLSRRTRATEHRGHLHTPDGVVPAANIAEAQQVTDADVDEMDFHQLIATDRDTKHLPISMLGPAATLVAVTVALTVVAGPLYAYSERAGADLVEGRAYVEAVLGGDDR, encoded by the coding sequence GTGGAGCGCCGCGCCGGCTCGACCTCGCTGCTGCGCATCGGCGGCCTGGCCCGGATCGCCCCGCTGCTCGCGGTGCTCTTCTTCGTCCCTGCGATGAACCTGGCCGGCATCCCGCCCTTCTCCGGCTTCATCGGCAAGGTGGGCCTGATCCAGGCGACCATCGACCTCGGCACCCCGCTCGCCTGGGCGCTGGTCGTCGGCGGCGTGCTGACCAGCCTGCTCACCCTGTACGCGGTCGCGAAGACCTGGTCGGTCGTCTTCTGGCGCACGCCGGAGGAGGCGCACGAGGCGCTGGTCGAGCTCAACGCGCTCGACGCGCAGCCGTCGCTGTCGCGGCGTACGCGTGCCACCGAGCACCGCGGCCACCTGCACACCCCCGACGGCGTGGTCCCGGCCGCCAACATCGCGGAGGCCCAGCAGGTCACCGACGCCGACGTCGACGAGATGGACTTCCACCAGCTGATCGCCACCGACCGTGACACCAAGCACCTGCCGATCAGCATGCTCGGCCCCGCCGCCACGCTGGTCGCGGTCACGGTGGCGCTGACCGTGGTCGCCGGCCCGCTCTACGCCTACAGCGAGCGGGCGGGCGCCGACCTCGTCGAGGGCCGCGCCTACGTCGAGGCCGTGCTGGGCGGTGACGACCGATGA
- a CDS encoding Na+/H+ antiporter subunit E, with amino-acid sequence MSPQMRTTRSGKLRPARYRAIQPWPMLWLVLFWVGLWGTWSPGIVLLGVVVAALASYAFPLPPVSIGARVRLLPLAWLVLHFLYDVVKASVLVSIVVLRRRPVRNAIVTVDLQSDSDFVLTAVGAMLTLVPGSIIVEARRSTHTLFLHVLDVDDVAGAEAFRQQALAVEERFLAAFEPIPEEAR; translated from the coding sequence ATGAGCCCGCAGATGCGCACGACCCGCAGCGGCAAGCTCCGCCCGGCGCGCTACCGCGCGATCCAGCCGTGGCCGATGCTGTGGCTGGTCCTCTTCTGGGTGGGCCTGTGGGGCACCTGGTCGCCCGGCATCGTGCTGCTCGGCGTGGTCGTCGCCGCGCTGGCGTCGTACGCCTTCCCGCTGCCGCCGGTCTCGATCGGCGCGCGCGTGCGGCTGCTGCCGCTGGCGTGGCTGGTGCTGCACTTCCTGTACGACGTGGTGAAGGCCAGCGTGCTGGTCTCGATCGTGGTGCTGCGACGCCGACCGGTGCGCAACGCGATCGTCACCGTCGACCTGCAGTCCGACTCCGACTTCGTGCTGACCGCGGTGGGCGCGATGCTCACGCTGGTGCCGGGGTCGATCATCGTGGAGGCGCGACGCTCCACGCACACCCTCTTCCTGCACGTGCTCGACGTCGACGACGTCGCCGGCGCGGAGGCATTCCGTCAGCAGGCCCTGGCCGTGGAGGAGCGCTTCCTGGCCGCCTTCGAACCGATCCCGGAGGAGGCGCGATGA
- a CDS encoding monovalent cation/H+ antiporter complex subunit F, which translates to MTPMGVVLLVSAALLTVAAVLVVVRMTVGPTILDRSMALDVLMSVMVCAVALKSIQREETWSLPMLLVLAMVGFVGAVSIARFASGTEDEEARDDDDAREGEER; encoded by the coding sequence ATGACCCCGATGGGTGTGGTCCTGCTGGTCTCGGCGGCGCTGCTCACCGTCGCTGCCGTGCTGGTGGTGGTGCGGATGACCGTCGGCCCGACGATCCTCGACCGCTCGATGGCCCTCGACGTGCTGATGTCGGTGATGGTCTGCGCGGTCGCGCTCAAGTCGATCCAGCGCGAGGAGACCTGGTCGTTGCCGATGCTGCTGGTGCTGGCGATGGTCGGCTTCGTCGGCGCGGTCTCGATCGCCCGGTTCGCCAGCGGCACCGAGGACGAGGAGGCGCGTGACGACGACGACGCCCGTGAGGGGGAGGAGCGGTGA
- the mnhG gene encoding monovalent cation/H(+) antiporter subunit G: MDGVDAAAVMDVASAVLLLVGSVFALIAAIGVVRLPDLLSRMHAATKPQVIGLMLVVSGLALRLRDPSVLAILLFVVILQMATSVVSSHMVARASFRAGHVRKDLLVVDELSDELTDGLDHRGAP, from the coding sequence ATGGACGGAGTCGACGCTGCTGCCGTGATGGACGTCGCCTCGGCGGTGCTGCTGCTGGTGGGCTCGGTCTTCGCGCTCATCGCCGCCATCGGCGTGGTGCGCCTGCCCGACCTGCTCAGCCGGATGCACGCCGCCACCAAGCCCCAGGTGATCGGCCTGATGCTGGTGGTCTCCGGGTTGGCGCTGCGCCTGCGTGACCCGTCGGTCCTGGCGATCCTGCTCTTCGTGGTGATCCTGCAGATGGCGACCAGCGTGGTGTCGAGCCACATGGTGGCGCGGGCCTCCTTCCGCGCCGGCCACGTGCGGAAGGACCTGCTGGTCGTCGACGAGCTGAGCGACGAGCTCACCGACGGGTTGGACCACCGCGGCGCGCCGTAG
- a CDS encoding nitroreductase family protein — protein MEFREVVRRRRMVRSFTAEPVPPAALDRMLDHATRAPSAGFSQGWAFLRLDTPDDVARFWRATSPDPDADNAWLRGMRSAPAIVVPLAHKDAYLDRYAEPDKGWTDRDEGRWVAPYWFVDTGMASLMVLLTAVDEGLGACFFGIPVEQVEAFRAEFGVPAAYAPIGAVAIGHPAEAPRRGSPTRRPRRPVDEVVHRGQW, from the coding sequence ATGGAGTTCCGCGAGGTCGTACGCCGCCGACGCATGGTCCGCTCGTTCACCGCCGAGCCCGTGCCGCCCGCGGCGCTCGACCGGATGCTCGACCACGCGACCCGCGCCCCGAGCGCCGGCTTCTCGCAGGGCTGGGCCTTCCTGCGCCTCGACACCCCCGACGACGTCGCCCGCTTCTGGCGCGCCACCTCGCCCGACCCCGACGCCGACAACGCCTGGCTGCGCGGCATGCGCAGCGCTCCGGCGATCGTGGTGCCGCTGGCCCACAAGGACGCCTACCTCGACCGCTACGCCGAGCCCGACAAGGGCTGGACCGACCGCGACGAGGGCCGCTGGGTCGCGCCGTACTGGTTCGTCGACACCGGGATGGCGTCGCTGATGGTGTTGCTCACCGCCGTCGACGAGGGGCTGGGCGCCTGCTTCTTCGGGATCCCGGTGGAGCAGGTCGAGGCCTTCCGTGCCGAGTTCGGCGTGCCGGCGGCGTACGCCCCGATCGGCGCCGTGGCGATCGGCCACCCGGCCGAGGCACCGCGGCGCGGCTCGCCCACCCGGCGGCCGCGCAGGCCGGTGGACGAGGTCGTCCACCGTGGTCAGTGGTGA
- a CDS encoding M28 family peptidase, which produces MRFEAMWKDLAPLGRAAHGGYFRQPFTAVDHELRHWFRTAAEDRSMTVEEDDFGNLVAWWGGVATAERPGLLTGSHLDSVLDGGAYDGPLGVVSAFAAVDLLQARGVVPIRPLGVAAFAEEEGSRRGGLPGLAAGHRRLVVGGGPQAA; this is translated from the coding sequence ATGAGGTTCGAGGCGATGTGGAAGGACCTGGCGCCGCTGGGTCGCGCGGCGCACGGGGGCTACTTCCGCCAGCCCTTCACCGCCGTCGACCACGAGCTGCGGCACTGGTTCCGCACGGCCGCGGAGGACCGGTCGATGACCGTCGAGGAGGACGACTTCGGCAACCTCGTCGCCTGGTGGGGCGGTGTCGCGACCGCCGAGCGGCCCGGGCTGCTGACCGGCTCGCACCTCGACTCGGTGCTCGACGGAGGGGCGTACGACGGCCCGCTCGGCGTGGTCTCCGCGTTCGCCGCGGTCGACCTGCTGCAGGCGCGCGGCGTGGTGCCGATCCGCCCGCTCGGGGTGGCCGCCTTCGCCGAGGAGGAGGGGTCGCGTCGGGGTGGCCTGCCTGGGCTCGCGGCTGGCCACCGGCGCCTGGTCGTGGGAGGAGGCCCGCAAGCTGCGTGA
- a CDS encoding M20/M25/M40 family metallo-hydrolase, with the protein MACLGSRLATGAWSWEEARKLRDRDGVWLRDAMASVLAHPGGTDADHLTRRDPHERRRAWVARVAAYVELHVEQGRDLVERGAAVGLGSGIWPHGRYRFDFTGQANHAGTTRMEDRHDPMLTYAMTALAANKQARLGGHRATFGRIEVAPNGTNAVPSRVTAWLDARAATTPALQELVATVSDQAEQRAGRDGTALVVTPESVSAEVTFDAALTELAGEGHRWPVIPTAAGHDAGVVAQAGVPTAMLFVRNPTGISHSPDERAETEDCLAGVEALADVLERLLR; encoded by the coding sequence GTGGCCTGCCTGGGCTCGCGGCTGGCCACCGGCGCCTGGTCGTGGGAGGAGGCCCGCAAGCTGCGTGACCGCGACGGGGTCTGGCTGCGCGACGCGATGGCCTCGGTGCTGGCCCACCCGGGTGGCACCGACGCCGACCACCTCACCCGCCGTGACCCGCACGAGCGGCGACGCGCGTGGGTGGCGCGCGTGGCGGCGTACGTCGAGCTCCACGTCGAGCAGGGACGCGACCTCGTCGAGCGGGGGGCCGCGGTCGGGCTCGGCAGCGGGATCTGGCCGCACGGGCGCTACCGCTTCGACTTCACCGGGCAGGCCAACCACGCCGGGACGACCCGGATGGAGGACCGCCACGACCCGATGCTGACCTATGCGATGACCGCCCTGGCGGCCAACAAGCAGGCGCGGCTGGGCGGTCACCGGGCCACCTTCGGCCGGATCGAGGTGGCGCCCAACGGCACCAACGCCGTGCCCTCGCGGGTGACCGCGTGGCTGGACGCGCGCGCCGCGACGACGCCCGCGCTGCAGGAGCTGGTGGCGACCGTCAGCGACCAGGCCGAGCAGCGGGCCGGGCGCGACGGCACCGCGCTGGTCGTCACGCCCGAGTCGGTGAGCGCGGAGGTCACCTTCGATGCGGCGCTGACCGAGCTGGCGGGGGAGGGCCACCGGTGGCCGGTGATCCCGACGGCGGCCGGCCACGACGCCGGCGTGGTGGCGCAGGCCGGGGTGCCGACCGCGATGCTGTTCGTCCGCAACCCGACCGGGATCTCGCACTCGCCCGACGAGCGCGCCGAGACCGAGGACTGCCTGGCCGGCGTCGAGGCGCTGGCCGACGTGCTGGAGCGGTTGCTGCGGTGA
- a CDS encoding formimidoylglutamate deiminase has product MSEAYVLERAWVDGAVRDDVLVEVAGGRFSRVETEPSGEGDTSRAGATRIEGLVLPGLANTHSHVFHRALRGRTQRGRGSFWTWREQMYDLAAHLDPDQLHALARATYAEMVAAGISCVGEFHYLHHRPDGGPYDDPNLLGHALVAAAVDVGLRITLLDTVYLSAGFGQPVEGVQRRFSDGDVDAWATRQAAMQASLVPRTDSRSGTAIHSVRAVHRDQLADVVAAGVGRPRHVHLSEQVAENETCMAAYGASPTHVLHAAGVWGPLTSAVHATP; this is encoded by the coding sequence GTGAGCGAGGCGTACGTCCTGGAGCGGGCGTGGGTCGACGGCGCGGTGCGCGACGACGTGCTGGTCGAGGTGGCCGGCGGGCGGTTCAGCCGGGTCGAGACCGAGCCCTCGGGGGAGGGCGACACGTCCCGGGCGGGCGCGACCCGGATCGAGGGGCTGGTCCTGCCGGGGCTGGCCAACACGCACAGCCACGTCTTCCACCGCGCGCTGCGCGGGCGTACGCAGCGGGGGCGCGGCAGCTTCTGGACGTGGCGCGAGCAGATGTACGACCTGGCCGCGCACCTCGACCCCGACCAGCTGCACGCGCTGGCGCGGGCGACGTACGCCGAGATGGTCGCCGCGGGTATCAGCTGCGTCGGCGAGTTCCACTACCTGCACCACCGGCCCGACGGTGGGCCCTACGACGACCCCAACCTGCTCGGACATGCGCTGGTCGCGGCGGCGGTCGACGTCGGCCTGCGGATCACGCTGCTCGACACGGTCTACCTGTCGGCCGGGTTCGGCCAGCCGGTCGAGGGGGTGCAGCGGCGCTTCAGCGACGGTGACGTCGACGCGTGGGCGACGCGGCAGGCGGCGATGCAGGCCTCGCTCGTGCCCCGGACAGACTCGCGCAGCGGCACCGCCATCCACTCGGTGCGGGCGGTGCACCGAGACCAGCTGGCCGACGTCGTGGCGGCCGGGGTCGGGCGGCCGCGTCACGTGCACCTGTCGGAGCAGGTCGCCGAGAACGAGACCTGCATGGCGGCGTACGGCGCCAGCCCGACGCACGTGCTGCACGCGGCGGGGGTGTGGGGGCCGCTGACCAGCGCCGTGCACGCGACCCCCTGA
- a CDS encoding amidohydrolase family protein yields the protein MSFCPTTERDLADGTGPAPALRAAGARLTLGSDSHAVIDLFEEMRAVELDERLATRTRGHFTAATLLEAATTTGHGSLGWDDAGAIAVGHRADLVVLDTASPRTAGTGADEHTAVFAATAGDVRRVMTDGVWRFTGDPGEVAAVGQRLDRVIAQVWEGVG from the coding sequence GTGAGCTTCTGCCCGACGACCGAGCGTGACCTGGCCGACGGCACCGGGCCGGCGCCGGCGCTGCGGGCGGCGGGGGCGCGGTTGACGTTGGGGTCGGACAGCCATGCCGTGATCGACCTCTTCGAGGAGATGCGCGCGGTCGAGCTGGACGAGCGGCTGGCGACCCGCACCCGCGGCCACTTCACGGCCGCCACGCTGCTCGAGGCGGCGACCACCACCGGGCACGGGAGCCTGGGGTGGGACGACGCGGGCGCAATCGCGGTCGGCCACCGTGCCGACCTGGTGGTGCTCGACACCGCCTCGCCGCGGACGGCGGGCACGGGCGCCGACGAGCACACCGCGGTCTTCGCGGCGACGGCCGGCGACGTACGCCGCGTGATGACCGACGGGGTGTGGCGCTTCACCGGTGACCCCGGCGAGGTGGCCGCCGTCGGGCAGCGGCTGGACCGGGTCATCGCGCAGGTGTGGGAGGGCGTCGGATGA
- the hutI gene encoding imidazolonepropionase, with protein MSTVVTGITELVTNDPARDGLLGVVAGAALVVAGDRVAWVGPEAEAPAADLRVDLGGRAVVPGFVDSHSHMVFAGDRGEEFAARMAGEPYAAGGIRSTVAATRAASDEVLTAQVARLVAEMRRQGTTTVEIKSGYGLSVRDEARSLAVARQFTEETTFLGAHVVPTGVTPEAYVAEVTGPMLAAAAPWAKWIDVFCETGAFDVDQAREVLAAGAAAGLRGRLHANQLSEGGGVQLACELGLVAVDHCTYLSEADVAALAGSGTVATLLPGVEFSTRQPYPDARRLLAAGVRVALATDCNPGSCFTSSMPFCVALAVREMGMTPEEALYAATAGGAAALDRDDVGWLGVGSQADFAVLDAPSHLHLAYRPGVPLVSQTWVGGRPA; from the coding sequence ATGAGCACCGTCGTCACCGGGATCACCGAGCTGGTCACGAACGATCCTGCGCGCGACGGGCTGCTCGGCGTGGTGGCTGGGGCGGCGCTCGTGGTCGCGGGCGACCGGGTGGCGTGGGTCGGCCCGGAGGCCGAGGCGCCGGCGGCGGACCTGCGCGTCGACCTGGGCGGTCGCGCCGTGGTGCCGGGCTTCGTCGACTCGCACTCGCACATGGTCTTCGCGGGTGACCGCGGTGAGGAGTTCGCGGCCCGGATGGCCGGGGAGCCGTACGCCGCCGGTGGCATCCGCAGCACGGTGGCGGCGACCCGGGCGGCGAGCGACGAGGTGTTGACGGCGCAGGTCGCGCGGCTGGTGGCGGAGATGCGACGGCAGGGCACGACGACGGTCGAGATCAAGAGCGGCTACGGGTTGAGCGTGCGCGACGAGGCGAGGAGCCTGGCGGTGGCGCGGCAGTTCACCGAGGAGACGACCTTCCTCGGGGCGCACGTGGTGCCGACGGGGGTGACGCCGGAGGCGTACGTCGCCGAGGTGACGGGTCCGATGCTCGCCGCGGCCGCCCCGTGGGCGAAGTGGATCGACGTCTTCTGCGAGACGGGTGCCTTCGACGTCGACCAGGCGCGTGAGGTGCTGGCCGCGGGGGCGGCGGCCGGGCTGCGGGGGCGGCTGCACGCCAACCAGCTGTCGGAGGGCGGCGGGGTGCAGCTGGCCTGCGAGCTGGGGCTGGTCGCGGTCGATCACTGCACGTACCTCTCGGAGGCCGACGTCGCCGCGCTCGCGGGCTCGGGCACGGTGGCGACGCTGCTGCCGGGTGTGGAGTTCTCGACGCGGCAGCCCTACCCGGATGCGCGGCGGTTGCTGGCCGCCGGCGTACGCGTGGCGCTGGCCACCGACTGCAACCCAGGCTCGTGCTTCACCTCGTCGATGCCGTTCTGCGTGGCGTTGGCGGTGCGGGAGATGGGGATGACGCCGGAGGAGGCGCTGTACGCCGCCACGGCCGGCGGTGCCGCGGCGCTCGACCGCGACGACGTCGGCTGGTTGGGGGTGGGGTCACAGGCGGACTTCGCGGTGCTGGACGCGCCGAGCCACCTGCACCTGGCCTACCGGCCGGGCGTGCCGCTGGTGAGCCAGACGTGGGTGGGCGGGCGGCCGGCCTGA
- a CDS encoding HNH endonuclease signature motif containing protein: protein MATPRDLVALARERSAAVRRAEADVMVIAYEWAVAHPAREDGADAAVFHSPVGFEPISGDGTPEVNEYAVAELGGALGLSTDAAKKLIGHALELAHRLPKLWARLTAGEVPVWRARLVAEATIHAYPALPAEGVAWIDSQVAPFIEKMGRAAIDRLIERAMKLYGLATAGDDDAPSDTRHVTIVGERDPFAQTMQVHAELDIADALDLEQAVAAGAAGLKAAGCEESLDVRRSLALGELARHQTALDLAGAGAGDSTVERTTARRVDLQLHFTANVEPDGSLSFGATGHLENRQRLVLLEQVRRWVGTSHTDVRILPVVDLNSSLATERYEPTDRLRRQVLLRDETCVFPHCTRPSRRCDVDHVVPFDHDATAEGRPQPGHTVTENLATLCRGHHRLKTHTGWRLDSPANGVFEWTSPHGQRFRRDRHGTTDLTPAAI from the coding sequence ATGGCGACTCCCCGCGACCTGGTTGCACTGGCGCGTGAGCGCAGTGCGGCCGTCCGTCGCGCCGAGGCAGACGTCATGGTGATCGCGTACGAGTGGGCGGTTGCGCACCCGGCCCGGGAGGACGGTGCGGACGCCGCGGTCTTCCACTCGCCTGTCGGTTTCGAGCCGATCTCGGGTGACGGGACGCCGGAGGTCAACGAGTACGCAGTCGCCGAGCTGGGCGGCGCGCTGGGGTTGTCGACCGACGCAGCGAAGAAGCTGATCGGACACGCGCTCGAGCTGGCCCACCGCCTGCCCAAGCTCTGGGCACGGCTGACGGCCGGGGAGGTGCCGGTATGGCGAGCCCGGCTCGTCGCCGAGGCCACGATCCACGCCTACCCGGCGCTGCCTGCCGAAGGCGTCGCGTGGATCGACTCCCAGGTCGCGCCCTTCATCGAGAAGATGGGTCGCGCTGCGATCGACCGGCTCATCGAACGAGCCATGAAGCTCTACGGCCTCGCGACCGCTGGGGACGACGACGCGCCCTCCGACACCCGCCACGTGACGATCGTCGGCGAGCGCGATCCGTTCGCCCAGACGATGCAGGTCCACGCCGAGCTCGACATCGCCGATGCCCTGGACCTGGAGCAGGCCGTCGCGGCGGGTGCGGCGGGGTTGAAGGCGGCAGGTTGCGAGGAGTCGTTGGACGTACGCCGCTCGCTCGCCCTCGGCGAGCTGGCACGGCACCAGACCGCGCTCGACCTCGCCGGCGCAGGTGCTGGCGACAGCACCGTCGAGCGGACCACCGCGCGCCGCGTCGACCTGCAGCTGCACTTCACCGCCAACGTGGAGCCCGACGGGTCGCTCTCCTTCGGCGCGACCGGCCACCTGGAGAACCGCCAGCGACTCGTCCTGCTCGAGCAGGTCCGTCGCTGGGTCGGCACTTCCCACACCGACGTGCGGATCCTCCCCGTGGTCGACCTCAACTCTTCCCTCGCGACTGAGCGCTACGAACCGACCGACCGGCTCCGCCGGCAGGTGCTGCTCCGCGACGAGACCTGCGTCTTCCCGCACTGCACCCGGCCCAGCCGCCGCTGCGACGTCGACCACGTGGTCCCGTTCGACCACGACGCGACAGCCGAAGGCAGACCACAACCAGGGCACACCGTCACCGAGAATCTCGCCACCCTGTGTCGCGGCCACCACCGGCTCAAGACCCACACCGGCTGGCGCCTCGATTCCCCAGCCAACGGGGTCTTCGAGTGGACCTCACCCCACGGACAACGGTTCCGACGCGACCGCCACGGCACCACCGACCTGACACCTGCCGCGATCTGA